The following proteins are co-located in the Dromiciops gliroides isolate mDroGli1 chromosome 2, mDroGli1.pri, whole genome shotgun sequence genome:
- the LOC122740537 gene encoding 60S ribosomal protein L37a, whose translation MAKRTKKVGIVGKYGTRYGASLRKMVKKIEISQHVKYTCSFCGKTKMKRRAVGIWHCGSCMKTVAGGAWTYNTTSAVTVKSAIRRLKELKDQ comes from the coding sequence ATGGCTAAACGCACCAAGAAGGTCGGAATTGTTGGTAAATATGGAACACGTTATGGTGCATCCCTcagaaaaatggtgaagaaaattgaaattagccAGCATGTCAAGTATACCTGCTCCTTCTGTGGCAAGACCAAAATGAAGAGACGGGCTGTGGGTATCTGGCATTGTGGATCCTGTATGAAAACAGTTGCTGGTGGTGCATGGACTTACAATACCACCTCTGCAGTTACAGTCAAATCTGccatcagaagactgaaggaatTGAAAGACCAGTAA